Proteins encoded in a region of the Panthera uncia isolate 11264 chromosome B2 unlocalized genomic scaffold, Puncia_PCG_1.0 HiC_scaffold_24, whole genome shotgun sequence genome:
- the CDKN1A gene encoding cyclin-dependent kinase inhibitor 1, translating into MSEPSRDAHQIPHGSKACRRLFGPVDSEQLRRDCDALMAGCVQEARERWNFDFVTETPLEGDFAWERVWGLGLPKLYLPAGPRGGRDDLGGGKRPSTSSTLLPGTAREDHLDLSLSCTLMPHSPERPEASPGAPGTSQGRKRRQTSMTDFYHSKRRLIFSKRKP; encoded by the exons ATGTCGGAGCCGTCCAGGGATGCCCACCAGATCCCACATGGCAGCAAGGCCTGCCGCCGCCTCTTCGGCCCAGTGGACAGCGAGCAGCTGCGCCGAGACTGTGACGCGTTAATGGCAGGCTGCGTGCAGGAGGCCCGGGAGCGATGGAACTTCGACTTTGTCACCGAGACACCGCTGGAGGGCGACTTTGCCTGGGAGCGTGTGTGGGGCCTGGGCCTGCCCAAGCTCTACCTGCCTGCAGGGCCCCGGGGGGGCCGGGATGACCTGGGAGGGGGCAAGCGGCCCAGCACCTCATCTACCCTGCTGCCGGGGACAGCTCGGGAGGACCACCTGGACCTGTCCCTGTCCTGCACTCTCATGCCTCACTCCCCTGAGCGGCCTGAGGCGTCTCCGGGTGCACCTGGCACCTCTCAGGGCCGAAAACGGCGGCAGACCAGCATGACAG ATTTCTATCACTCCAAACGCCGGCTGATCTTCTCCAAGAGGAAGCCCTAA